Proteins from a genomic interval of Falco rusticolus isolate bFalRus1 chromosome 7, bFalRus1.pri, whole genome shotgun sequence:
- the LARGE2 gene encoding LARGE xylosyl- and glucuronyltransferase 2 isoform X2: MAARSGGPLPRMGTPTGVRGATARPAPSSGRCTSVRKNPLHFHFITDSVAHRILQMLFQSWMVPSVHVSFYNADDLKPEVSWIPNKHYSGIYGLMKLTLTKALPSNLSKVIVLDTDITFATDIAELWAVFGKFSDKQVIGLVENQSDWYLGNLWKNHKPWPALGRGFNTGVILLLLDRLRRLGWEQMWRLTAERELMSMLSTSLADQDIFNAVIKQNPALVYRLPCFWNVQLSDHTRSEQCYTELSDLKVIHWNSPKKLRVKNKHVEFFRNLYLTFLEYDGNLLRRELFGCASLPSPPSDQLQQALEELDEDDPCYDFRQQHLTQHRIHLFFLQYEFLALPGPTDVTLVAQLSMDRLQMLEAICKHWAGPISLALYMSDAEAQQFLRYAQASEVLSARRNVAYHIVYKEGQFYPINLLRNVALANTQTPYVFLTDIDFLPMYGLYDYLRNSIQQLELPQRKAALIVPAFETLHYRLTFPKSKAELLSMLDMGSLYTFRYHVWPKGHAPTDYAKWRTATVPYRVAWQPDFEPYVVVRRDCPKYDQRFVGFGWNKVSHIMELDAQEYELLVLPNAFMIHMPHAPSFDISKFRLSAGYRGCLQTLREEFHQDLSRRYGAAALKYLTAERSL, from the exons ATGGCAGCCCGCAGTGGGGGACCTCTGCCGAGGATGGGGACCCCCACGGGGGTGAGAGGAGCAACCGCACGGCCTGCCCCAAGCAGCGGACGGTGCACAAGTGTGAG GAAAAACCCCCTCCACTTCCACTTCATCACGGACTCCGTGGCCCACCGAATCCTCCAGATGCTCTTCCAGTCCTGGATGGTGCCCTCCGTCCACGTCAGCTTCTACAACGCCGATGACTTGAAG CCGGAGGTGTCCTGGATCCCCAACAAGCACTACTCCGGCATCTACGGGCTGATGAAGCTGACGCTTACCAAGGCACTGCCCTCCAACCTATCCAAGGTCATCGTCTTGGACACCGACATCACCTTCGCCACCGACATCGCCGAGCTCTGGGCCGTCTTTGGGAAGTTTTCTG ACAAGCAGGTGATTGGGCTGGTGGAGAACCAAAGCGACTGGTATTTGGGCAACCTGTGGAAAAACCACAAACCGTGGCCGGCCCTGGGACGTGGCTTCAACACGG GGGTGATCCTGCTCCTTCTGGACCGCCTTCGTcgcctgggctgggagcagatgTGGCGGCTGACGGCGGAGCGGGAGCTCATGAGCATGCTCTCCACCTCGCTGGCCGACCAG GACATCTTTAACGCGGTGATCAAGCAGAACCCGGCCCTGGTGTACCGGCTCCCCTGCTTCTGGAACGTGCAGCTCTCCGATCACACCCGCTCGGAGCAGTGCTACACCGAGCTCTCGGATCTCAAG GTGATCCACTGGAACTCGCCCAAGAAGCTGCGCGTGAAGAACAAGCACGTGGAGTTCTTCCGCAACCTCTACCTGACCTTCCTGGAGTACGATGGGAACCTGCTGCGCCGGGAGCTCTTTGGCTGTgccagcctccccagcccccccagcgaCCAG ctgcagcaggcactggaGGAGTTGGACGAGGACGATCCCTGCTACGATTTCCGCCAGCAGCACCTCACGCAGCACCGCATCCACCTCTTCTTCCTGCAGTACGAGTTCCTGGCCCTTCCTGGCCCCACCGATGTCACCCTTGTGGCCCAGCTCTCCATGGACAG GTTACAGATGCTGGAGGCCATCTGCAAGCACTGGGCAGGCCCCATCAGCCTGGCGCTGTACATGTCGGATGCGGAGGCTCAGCAGTTCCTGCGCTACGCCCAGGCCTCGGAGGTGCTGAGCGCCCGCCGCAACGTCGCCTACCACATCGTCTACAAGGAGGGGCAGTTCTACCCCATCAACCTGCTGCGCAATGTGGCCTTGGCCAACACGCAGACACCGTATGTCTTTCTGACGGACATTGACTTCTTGCCTATGTACGGCCTCTACGATTACCTCAG GAACTCcatccagcagctggagctgccccaGAGGAAGGCAGCTCTCATCGTGCCGGCTTTTGAGACCTTGCACTATCGCCTGACCTTCCCCAAAtccaaagcagagctgctctccatgCTGGACATGGGATCCCTCTACACCTTCAG GTACCACGTGTGGCCAAAAGGCCATGCCCCAACTGACTACGCCAAGTGGCGGACGGCCACCGTGCCGTACCGTGTGGCGTGGCAGCCGGACTTCGAGCCTTACGTTGTAGTGAGGCGAGACTGCCCCAAGTATGACCAGAGGTTCGTGGGCTTCGGCTGGAACAAGGTGTCCCACATCATGGAGCTGGATGCGCAG GAGTATGAGCTGCTGGTCCTGCCCAACGCCTTCATGATCCACATGCCCCACGCCCCCAGCTTTGACATCTCCAAGTTCCGCCTGAGCGCAGGGTACCGGGGCTGCCTCCAGACGCTGCGGGAGGAGTTCCACCAGGACCTGTCGCGGCGGTACGGGGCTGCCGCACTCAAATACCTCACCGCCGAGAGGAGCCTCTGA
- the LARGE2 gene encoding LARGE xylosyl- and glucuronyltransferase 2 isoform X1, which yields MLRSWRMKLKLLLATVTLAILLSWLYLFVGSLEYGRFLLLPPCLGEQPTRDVEREALASRVRRVEEENEQLRLQLGQAQAEGSDGSPQWGTSAEDGDPHGGERSNRTACPKQRTVHKCELLHIAIVCAGHNASRDVVTLVKSILFHRKNPLHFHFITDSVAHRILQMLFQSWMVPSVHVSFYNADDLKPEVSWIPNKHYSGIYGLMKLTLTKALPSNLSKVIVLDTDITFATDIAELWAVFGKFSDKQVIGLVENQSDWYLGNLWKNHKPWPALGRGFNTGVILLLLDRLRRLGWEQMWRLTAERELMSMLSTSLADQDIFNAVIKQNPALVYRLPCFWNVQLSDHTRSEQCYTELSDLKVIHWNSPKKLRVKNKHVEFFRNLYLTFLEYDGNLLRRELFGCASLPSPPSDQLQQALEELDEDDPCYDFRQQHLTQHRIHLFFLQYEFLALPGPTDVTLVAQLSMDRLQMLEAICKHWAGPISLALYMSDAEAQQFLRYAQASEVLSARRNVAYHIVYKEGQFYPINLLRNVALANTQTPYVFLTDIDFLPMYGLYDYLRNSIQQLELPQRKAALIVPAFETLHYRLTFPKSKAELLSMLDMGSLYTFRYHVWPKGHAPTDYAKWRTATVPYRVAWQPDFEPYVVVRRDCPKYDQRFVGFGWNKVSHIMELDAQEYELLVLPNAFMIHMPHAPSFDISKFRLSAGYRGCLQTLREEFHQDLSRRYGAAALKYLTAERSL from the exons ATGTTGCGCTCCTGGCGCATgaagctgaagctgctgctCGCCACGGTGACCCTGGCCATCCTCCTCTCCTGGCTCTACCTCTTCGTGGGCAGCCTCGAAT ATGGCCGCTTCCTCCTGCTGCCGCCCTGCCTGGGCGAGCAGCCGACCCGGGACGTGGAGCGGGAGGCGCTGGCCTCGCGGGTGCGCAGGGTGGAGGAGGAGAACGAGCAGCTCCGTCTGCAGCTCGGCCAGGCGCAGGCGGAAGGCAGCGATGGCAGCCCGCAGTGGGGGACCTCTGCCGAGGATGGGGACCCCCACGGGGGTGAGAGGAGCAACCGCACGGCCTGCCCCAAGCAGCGGACGGTGCACAAGTGTGAG CTCCTGCACATTGCGATTGTGTGCGCCGGGCACAACGCGAGCCGGGATGTGGTCACCCTGGTGAAATCCATCCTCTTCCACAG GAAAAACCCCCTCCACTTCCACTTCATCACGGACTCCGTGGCCCACCGAATCCTCCAGATGCTCTTCCAGTCCTGGATGGTGCCCTCCGTCCACGTCAGCTTCTACAACGCCGATGACTTGAAG CCGGAGGTGTCCTGGATCCCCAACAAGCACTACTCCGGCATCTACGGGCTGATGAAGCTGACGCTTACCAAGGCACTGCCCTCCAACCTATCCAAGGTCATCGTCTTGGACACCGACATCACCTTCGCCACCGACATCGCCGAGCTCTGGGCCGTCTTTGGGAAGTTTTCTG ACAAGCAGGTGATTGGGCTGGTGGAGAACCAAAGCGACTGGTATTTGGGCAACCTGTGGAAAAACCACAAACCGTGGCCGGCCCTGGGACGTGGCTTCAACACGG GGGTGATCCTGCTCCTTCTGGACCGCCTTCGTcgcctgggctgggagcagatgTGGCGGCTGACGGCGGAGCGGGAGCTCATGAGCATGCTCTCCACCTCGCTGGCCGACCAG GACATCTTTAACGCGGTGATCAAGCAGAACCCGGCCCTGGTGTACCGGCTCCCCTGCTTCTGGAACGTGCAGCTCTCCGATCACACCCGCTCGGAGCAGTGCTACACCGAGCTCTCGGATCTCAAG GTGATCCACTGGAACTCGCCCAAGAAGCTGCGCGTGAAGAACAAGCACGTGGAGTTCTTCCGCAACCTCTACCTGACCTTCCTGGAGTACGATGGGAACCTGCTGCGCCGGGAGCTCTTTGGCTGTgccagcctccccagcccccccagcgaCCAG ctgcagcaggcactggaGGAGTTGGACGAGGACGATCCCTGCTACGATTTCCGCCAGCAGCACCTCACGCAGCACCGCATCCACCTCTTCTTCCTGCAGTACGAGTTCCTGGCCCTTCCTGGCCCCACCGATGTCACCCTTGTGGCCCAGCTCTCCATGGACAG GTTACAGATGCTGGAGGCCATCTGCAAGCACTGGGCAGGCCCCATCAGCCTGGCGCTGTACATGTCGGATGCGGAGGCTCAGCAGTTCCTGCGCTACGCCCAGGCCTCGGAGGTGCTGAGCGCCCGCCGCAACGTCGCCTACCACATCGTCTACAAGGAGGGGCAGTTCTACCCCATCAACCTGCTGCGCAATGTGGCCTTGGCCAACACGCAGACACCGTATGTCTTTCTGACGGACATTGACTTCTTGCCTATGTACGGCCTCTACGATTACCTCAG GAACTCcatccagcagctggagctgccccaGAGGAAGGCAGCTCTCATCGTGCCGGCTTTTGAGACCTTGCACTATCGCCTGACCTTCCCCAAAtccaaagcagagctgctctccatgCTGGACATGGGATCCCTCTACACCTTCAG GTACCACGTGTGGCCAAAAGGCCATGCCCCAACTGACTACGCCAAGTGGCGGACGGCCACCGTGCCGTACCGTGTGGCGTGGCAGCCGGACTTCGAGCCTTACGTTGTAGTGAGGCGAGACTGCCCCAAGTATGACCAGAGGTTCGTGGGCTTCGGCTGGAACAAGGTGTCCCACATCATGGAGCTGGATGCGCAG GAGTATGAGCTGCTGGTCCTGCCCAACGCCTTCATGATCCACATGCCCCACGCCCCCAGCTTTGACATCTCCAAGTTCCGCCTGAGCGCAGGGTACCGGGGCTGCCTCCAGACGCTGCGGGAGGAGTTCCACCAGGACCTGTCGCGGCGGTACGGGGCTGCCGCACTCAAATACCTCACCGCCGAGAGGAGCCTCTGA